The Streptomyces sp. NBC_00102 genome segment GCCGATTCCGCTGCTCGCGCCGGTGACCACGGCAGTGCGAGTCATTTTTCCCCCCTGATCATTTCAGTAATTCTGGACCGGACTTCCGGTTTCATCCCCAGGCCGAGTCGTCCAGGTGTTCCACGGCAATGGCCGGGGCGGACGTGCTGTGAATCGCCCCGAAATGAGCCGTTCCTCCCAGGGCTGAGAGCAGTGCGAGCGTCGCGATACCGAACGTGATTCTTTTCAATGTCTTTTCCTTTACTCAATGGAAAGTGTGAAGGCGATGTGATGGCGCTTTGCGGAGATTACTCTGTCGAATATATTTGCGGCTACACGCTGTGAGAGGGTTTAGCTGCAGTGCGTGAACACGAAGGGGGTCCATATGTGCCAAAAAACGGACGAGGTGCAGCAAAGTGAAAACATTCACGTGTGTGCCCTGGGGGTCGCCGCCTATCGGTCGGCCCTGAAGACCGGCAGCATCACGGGCGAGGTGCCGGACTGCGTCGTCCAGCTGGGTCTGCTCCGCGAAGGGGCCCACTCGGCGGACGGGCTCATTCCTGTTCCCCCGGACGTGGCTCTGTTCGGGCTCACCCAGCCCATCGAGCGCTCGATCCTGAACAGCCAGCACCAGCTGGCCTCGCTCCGCGTCGAGGCCTCGCGCATGGAGAGCGTCTACATGGAGGCCCTCCACGAGGAGGGCGAGGGCGAGACGGTCCGGCGGCTGACCGGTGCCGACGTCATCAGCGCCGCGCTGGAGCAGGCGGTCAACTCCTGCACCACGGAGCTCCTCACGATGCAGCCGGGCGGCGGCCGGTCCGAGGCGCTGCTCACCGAGGCGATAGCACGCGACCGCGAGCTGGGCGCACGCGGCGTACGGCAGCGGACCCTCTATCAGCACTCGGTACGCCAGCACGACGCGACGCTCGCCTACATCGAGCAGGTGACGGCCGTCGGCGCCGAGATACGCACCGTCGACGAGCTGTTCGACCGCGTGATCGTGTGCGACCGGAAGATCGCCTTCATCCCCGGCGTCGAGAAGCGCAGCACCTCGGCGCTGGCCATCCGCAACCCGGGCATCGTCCAGCACCTCGTCAAAGCCTTCGAGTACGTCTGGTCCGGCGCCGAACCGGTCGCCATGAATCCGCGCATCCTGCGGCCCGACAGTCTCGGTGAGGCCATACACCAGTCCGTCCTCAGACTGCTGGTGACCGGCCATCCGGACAAGGTCATCGCCAACCGGCTCGGCATCAGCGTCCGTTCCGTCGCCAACCACGTGAAGCGGGCGTCGGAGGCCCAGGGCAGCAAGAGCCGGGCGGAGCTGGGGTATTCACTGGCCTTGCAGGGGATGAGGGTCGAGAGGTAGCGGGCCGGCGTCTCGCGCTCGGGGATCGGTCCGTCCCCTGCCGCACCGCGCGGGTTGCCGTCGACGAGGCCGGCACCCCCCGCGTGCCGCCGGGACCGCGCGGCCCGCGGTCGGGGCCGCACGCACGTCTGCCCCGGTCCGAGGGGTTCGGACCGGGGCAGACGTGCGCAGGTGCGGGAAGGCGGGGCGGCGGCACCGGCCGGTGCCGCCGCCCCGCGGGGCTTCCGTGGCCCGGTGCCCCCCGGGGGGAGTCACCGGACCGGTGGATCAGTGTCCCGAGTGGCCCTTGTCGTGGCCGTTCTCGTGGCCCTTGCCGTTCGAGCCGTGGCCCTTGCCGTCGTTGTTCTTCGAGACCTTGCCCAGCTTCGCGGTGACCGCGGGCTCCAGGTTCTTGAACTGCGAGGTGTACGGGCCGACCTTGATGCCCTTCACGCCGTTCAGGCCGGCGAGCTCCTCGAACGCCGAGCTCTGCGAGGCGGTGGTGAGGACGCGGATCGCGCTGCGCTGGAGGTCGCCGAGGCGCAGCGGGTAGCCCTGGGCGGGGTAGTCGCCCTTGATCGCGACGGTGTAGGCGACCACCGGGCTGCTGTCGTCACCGGCCGTGGCGTGCTGGACGTTCGTCAGGCTGATGCCGGCCTTCTGGGCGGCGGTCAGACCGGCGGCGCTCGGGTCGAGCAGTGCGGCGACTGCCTTGTACGCGGCGTCGACCGAGGCGTACTTCGCGTTCGCGGTGAACACCTGGTTGTTATACGCGTCCCGGACGGTCTCGCCGGACAGCGGGGTCTTCGACAGGTCGGTCTTGGCGTCGACGGTGGTGTTCAGGGTCGTACCACCGGTGGCCGACGGCGTGAAGCCGCCGAACTGCCAGGTGTAGGAGGTGCGGGTGGTGGTGACGGTCCGGTTGTACACGGGCAGGCCCGTGACGTCGGTGGTCGGCGCCACCTGCTTGATGGCGTTGATGACCTCGGCCGGGTTGCCACCGGGCTCGATGAGGTCGTTGCCGGCGTACATCGAGGTCAGCGAGCCGTGGCTGCCGCCCCAGTCCGACATGACCGTGCCCTTGTAGCCCCACTCGCCGCGCAGCAGGTCGGTGAGCAGGTCGTAGTTGCTCGCCGTCCAGGTGCCGTTGATCTTGTTGTAGGAGCTCATCACCGACATCGGCTGGGCGGCCTTGACCGCGATCTCGAAGCCCTTGAGCTCGATCTCGCGCAGCGTGCGCTCACCGATCACCGAGTTGCTGGTGGTGCGGTTGGTCTCCTGCGAGTTCTCGGCGAAGTGCTTGATCGTCACGCCGACGCCGGGGATGGACTGGACGCCCTCGGTGGTGGCCGCGGCGGTCAGGCCGGAGACCAGCGGGTCCTCCGAGTAGTACTCGAAGTTGCGGCCGTTGAGCGGGTCGCGGTGGATGTTCATGCCCGGCGCGAGCCAGAGCTGGACGCCGTACTCCTGCATCTCCTCACCGACGGCCGTACCGACCTCGGCGACCAGGCCGCGGTCCCAGCTCTGGGCGAGCAGGGTGCCGACGGGCCAGGCGGTGCCGAACTGGTAGGTGGCGGCGTCGCCCGTGCCGATCTGCTGCGTGAGGCGGAGGCCGGCGGGGCCGTCCGACAGCGCCATGCCGGGGATGCCGAGCTTCTCGTAGTTCGGCGTGGTGTAACCGGCGGCGCCCTTGGCGGTGAGCGTGGTGCCCGCGGCGCTGGAGCCCTCGACGATGTCGGCGAGCTGGGAGACGCTCAGGCCGGCGACGAACTGCTCCATGGTCGCCTTGCCCTTGGCGACGTCGTACAGGGTGGTCGCCGTGTTCGTGGACACGTGCTTGACCTGCTCACCGGTCTTCGGGGCGTACGCCGAACCGGTGCCCTCCCAGTTCTTCTGCTTCGGGTCGAGGTAGACCGTGGTGGAAGAGATCTTGTCGCCGTCGAGGGCGTAGTAAGGGGAGGAGGAGTCGACCGAGACGTTCTGCTGGTACGGCGACGCCTTCTTCTCCGTACGGAACGAGGACGGGTTCAGCTTGATCCGGTCGGCCCGCGCGATCTCCGACTTCTCACCCGGGTAGGTGTAGAAGTCGGAGGTGGAGCTGGTGAGCTCGGTGGCGGGCTTCTGGTCGTTCAGCTCGGTGTGGTCCTGCTCGGTGACCACGGACTTCGCGAGGTTGAGGCGGGCCGCGACGTGCGTGTTGCGGGAGGAGTTGCCGACGCGCACCACGTAGTCGCCGGCGTCCAGGACGTAGGCCGCGCGGGACTCGTCGTAGGAGGCGAGCGAGGTGGTGTCGAAGCTGATCGTCACCGTCTGGGACTGGCCGGGGGCGAGGTTGTCGGTCTTCGCGTAGCCGGTGAGCTGCTGGTACGCCTTGTCGAGCCCGGTCTGCGGGGCCGACACGTAGACCTGGACGACCTCCTTGCCGGAGTAGGTGTGCCCGGTGTTGGTGACCTTGGCGGTGACCTTGACGGTCTTGGCGTCGGCCTTGACCTGCTGCGCCTTGATGTCGAAGTCGGTGTACGACTGGCCGTAGCCGAACTCGTAGTTGACGACGCTCGACGGGTCGGCGGGGTTGAGCTTCTTGTAGAGCGAGTCGAAGTAGCGGTAACCGACGTAGATGCCCTCGGAGTACTGCTCCGTCAGCGGGTCGTTGTCGTTCTTCCCGAACGTGGCGGACGCCGGGTAGTACGAGTACTGCGAGGCCCAGGTGTCGGTGAGCTTGCCCGACGGGGTGACGGTGCCGTTCAGCACCTCGGTGAGGGCGGCGCCGCTCTCCTGGCCGGCCTGGCTCATCAGCAGCAGCGCGTCGAGCGCCTGGCCGCCGGGAGCGTCCTTGACCTCGCTGTTGATCTGCTGGAAGAACGAGGTGTCGACGATGCCGCCGGTGTTCAGCACCACGACGACGCGCTTGTACGTCTGGCCGAGCAGCTTCAGGTTGGCGCGCTCGATGTCGGTGAGCTGGTAGTCGCCCTTGCCGGAGGTGCGGTCCGAACCTTCGCCGGAGTTCCTCGCCACGACGAAGACCGCGGTGTCGGTGGCGGCCGAGGGCGCCACGTTGGCGGCGGTCAGCGGCTGCTCGACGGAGGCGTAGTCGACGGTCGAGCCGAAGGTGCTGCCCGTCGCGCTGGCCGGGTACTTGGTGTCGTACGCCTGGGTCATCGCGGACCAGTAGGCGTCGCTGGTGGTGACCTTGTAGCCGGCGTCGGTCAGGCCCTGGCGGGCGGAGATCGTGTACCGGTTGTTGACGTTGCCCGAGCCAGTACCGCCCTTGACGGTCTTGTAGGCACCGACACCGAAGAGCGCGACGTTGCCCTTTTTGGCGATCGGGAGCGCGTGGTCGTGGTTTTCGAGAAGGACCATGCCCTGGGTGGCGGCTTCCCGCGACAGCGCCGCGTTCTTCAGCTCCAGCGCAGCCGGGTTGGGGTCGGAGGTGGCCGCGGAGGCCGCGGGAACTCCGGTGAAGACGATGCCGGCGACGACCGCGGTGGCAGCGGCGATCGCGATGGCCCGGCCTCGGCGCGCACCTCTGGGGAGACGTGTGGTGTACATGTCAGTAAGTCCTCTCTCAACCGCAATGTCCAGATAGGAGGTTCACGCCGGACGGGCAAACCTCCTGCCCGGAGGTCTGCGGAAGGATCGTCCGCTCGGCGTGAGCTGAGCTGACCCTAAGAGCGACCTTTTCTGTGGTCAATGGCAAAAACATGATGAGTTTCGCGAGGTTTTCGACCCTTGATTGGCTAAATGATGATCGGCTTCTCCCTCTGGTCGGACACCGTGACAGTGGGCGGACGTTCTGCTATAAGGGCACGTCAGAGGGGTTGTTGAGAGCGTTCGAGCCCCGGAACCGGTTCCGGAGGGGTCGGACGGGGAAGGTGCCGTCGGCGTTCCGAGGAGGTTCATGTATCCAGAACTCGGTTCACAGGTTGTCGGAAACCAGGTCCCTCGGACGACTCCCGTGGCGGGCTATTCGGTTACGGGCGGCGGCACTTGAGGGTGAACGGGAGTCGTCGCACACCCGCCGCGTACGGGCGGCATGACCTTAGGATCTGCGCATGCCCCAGACGCCAGCAGGCTCCTCGCCCCGCGACCGGACTCGCGAGGACGTCTTCCGGCACATCCAGTCGTCGGGTCATCTGACCCGTGCGCGGATCGTCGAACTCAGCGGGCTCTCCCGGAGCACCGTCAACCACGCGGTGGCACGGCTGCTCGCCGACGAACGCGTCACCGAGACACAGGCGGAGGGCGGCGGACCGGGCTCCGGCAGCGGCCGTCCCGCAGCGGTGCTCCGCGCCGTACCCCGGGACGGGGACGCCCCGGTGGCGGCCATCGACTTCGGTCACAACCACATCAACGTGGCCTTGGGCGATTCCCTCGGCAGGCCCGTCGCCGAGGAACGGGTGGAGCTCGACGTCGATCTGCGTGCCGTCGAGGCGATCGACCGTGCGGCGGGGATGGTCGACGGACTGCGCGGATCGCTCGGGATCGACCGGCTCGGTGCCGTCGTCGCCGGAGTGCCCGGTCCGCTCGACACCGGATCAGGGCTGGTCCGCTCCCCCACCATCCTGTCGAGCTGGGTGGGCCTCGCTCCCCGCAAGGAGCTGGAACAGCGCCTCGGCGTACCCGTGCACGCGGAGAACGACGCCCTCCTCGGCGCGTACGGAGAACTGCACCTCGGCGTCGGCCGCTGCTACAACGACTTCCTCTACGTCAAGGTCTCGCACGGCATCGGGGCGGGCATCGTCGTCGGCGGAGCGCCCTACCGAGGGGCGCTGGGGTATGCGGGCGAGATCGGGCACACCCAGCTGCCGGGCCACACCGAGATGTGCCGCTGCGGTAACCGGGGCTGCCTGGAGACCGTGGTGTCGGTCTCCGCCCTCGCGGCGCAGATCGCCCACACCCATCCCGGAGTCGTGCCCGGTCCACGCTTCGCCACGCAGGTGAACGACCCCGTCACCGATCGAATCCTGGACGGCGCCGGCCGGACGCTCGGCGGCGTCCTCGCCTCGTTCTGCAACCTCCTCAACCCCTCGGCGCTGATCGTGGGCGGGGAACTGGGCACCTCCACCCGGGCACTCGTCGAAGGTGTCGCCACCGCGATCCGCCAGCACGCCCAGCCGGCCATCGCGGACGGGCTGGACATCCTCCCCGCCGGGCTCGGCACCCGGGCAGAGCTGCTGGGCGCGCTCCGGCTCGCCACCACGCTCGTACCGGAGTAGACGGTGTCACCGGTGTCCGGCCGGCGGTCCCGCGCGGGTCGTCGGCGGGTCGCTTCGCGCGGGTCGTCAGCGGGGCGGCTCGGATGAGTCCTGGCGGCCGGGCAGGGCGGTGGTGGACGGGGAGAACTCGGTCCACTCGCCGAGGGGCAGCGCCTGGGGAACCGGTCCCGCGGAGGATGGCGCCACCCGCACGGCGAAGATCGTGGTGTCGTCCTGGAGCTGCCCGTAGACATGCCGCAGCATCCTGTCCCGCACGGCCCTGACCAGGCGGTACGGCGACTCGGCGAGCTGCGGGTCCTCGGTCACGGCCGCCTCCAGCGCCTCGGCCAGCGGGAAGAAATCGCCCGCCCGGTCACGGGCCTCCGTCACCCCGTCCGTGGTGAGCAGCAGGGTCTCGTCATCCGCTACGCGTACCCGGTACGGCCCCGCGGACCGGTCCGACGCCGGGGCCAGCTCGTTGAGGCCGAGCGGGAGCCTGCCGCGGTCGCCGTCCAGCCGGCGGACGCCGCGCGCGCTGACCGCGAAGGGTGGATCGTGCCCGAAGTTGATGACGTCGACGTACCCGCCGGTCGAACCGGGCGCCGGGAAATCCAGCAGCACGGCGGTGGCGAACCGGTCGCCGTCCTTGTAACCCATCGCCTGCTCGTACAGACGGTTGCGCTCCATCCGGATCTCCATGCGCTCGGCCACGACTCGCAGGTCCGGCTGGTGGAACCCGGCCTCACGGAAGGTGCCCAGCAGGTTGGCGGCGACCGCCACGGCTCCCAGGCCCTTGCCCTGTACGTCGCCCAGCAGTGCGCGGGTTCCCCAAGGGCTCGGCTGGACGTCGTAGAAGTCGCCGCCGAGCCGGGCTTCCGCGTCCGCGGGCAGGTAGATGTGCGCGTGGAGCAGCCCGCCCCAGCTGGGCGGGAGCGGTCGGATCACGGTCGCCCGCGTGGTGTCCGCCACGTTCCGGACGGCGAGCGCGCGCCGCTCCCCCCGGCGGCGCAGCCAGGCGGCCGCCACGGCGAGCAGTCCGCCCATGGAGACGAGGATGAAGTCGGGCAGTCCCGCCCGGTACTCGTGCTCCCACGCCTGGTCGATTCCCCGGTACGCGATCACCGCGGCGACCGCGAACAGCGCGGTGGTCCCGACCGGGCAGAGAGCGGCGGCCACGACCGGTACCACCACGAGCCAGGACAGCACCCGGAAGTCGCCCGAGGTGTTCCAGTCGGCGAAGCAGACGACCACGAGCAGAGCGAGTGGCAGCAGCCAGCCGAGCCGTCTGCGGGGCCGCCCCAGGACCACCACCACGGCCCGGTCCAGCAGAGGCTGACGCCGGAGGAACCCGCTTCCCTGGGGGGTGGATACCGGGTCGGACTCCGGTGGGGTGGCCTGCTGAGAAGAGCTGGAGGGCACCTGGCCAGCGAATCACGGTCCACGACGCCCCGCATCCGCGCGGTCGGGCGATCCTGCCCCCGCGCCGATCGGATGCTCCGGGGCCGTACCCGAGGCCGGATGCCGGACACGACCGAGGGATGCCGGACACGACCGAGGGGCGCCGGACGACACGGTGGTCGTCGGGCGCCCCTCGGTGGAGCGGACACGGTGGAGCGGGAACGATGACGAGCGGGAGGGTGCGGCCGTTTCACGGTTCACGGTTCACGGTTCACGGTTCACGTTTCACGTTTCACGTGAAACACCGAACGGCGCGGAGGGACCGGGTCGTGGTCAGGGCTGGTCGCCGCGGTTCTTCCCGTTCGGGTCGCCGGCCTCGGCGTCCGCCTGCGTGGTCCTGATCCCGGTGTCCAGGTCGGTGCCGTCGACCGAGGTCAGGGGCGACTGGGCGTCGCCGGCCGCGGTGGGCTCGGAGGGCTCCACCAGCCAGTCCGGGTTGGCCTGCCGGTCCCACCAGCGCCAGGCGGCGCAGGCGCCGGCAGTGACCAGCGAGAGGACGAGGATTCCCTTGAAGAGCCGGCCGGACTTCGCGCGGCACGCGTTCTTCTTGGCGAGCCGGTTGATGTCCTTGGCGGTGACCTGGCCGCGCAGTGCGGCCAGCGCCGCCGCGCTGCGTACCTGGGCCTCCGCGGCGACCGGTGTGGCGGCGGCCACCGCGTACTCGAAGCGGGGGACCGTGTAACCGGCCGCGTTCTTCGCCGCCTTGTGGGTTCGTACGACGGCGACCCGGGCGGCGTCGTCGACCTTCGGGGGTACGTGGGCCAGGGCCTGGTCGATGCGGGGCGCGACATGCGCGACGTACTGCACACGGGCCTGCTGTGCTGCTGCCGACACCTTGGGTGCGAGGCGCACGCGAGCCTCGTTGGCGTAGTGCGCGGCCTGGATCTTGGCTGTGTCGGCGTAGGGCGCCACCACTTCCGCGGCGTGCTGCGCGCTTTCCTTCGCCGAGTCGGTTGCGGCGCGCACGCTGTCGATGCGGGTCACGGGATCCTCCTCCTTGGTGGCGGGTAGGTACTCCGCCTGTCCGCCCATGCGGAAATCATGCCTGCGGGGGTACTGCGCGGCATGCGGGACGGGCATCCGGGTCATGGGACAAATGCGGTCAATCCGATTCGTGGAGTGCGTGGACGACGATGCCACGGTTCCGGTGGAGGCGCGTCGTACGGGCGCCCGCACGGCCGGGTGTGTCCCGGCGAAGCATCCGGACGGGGCACGGGGAGAAGTGCCGTCCGCGGTCACCGCCCGGGAAGAGTCCGCCGTGCGAGGATCGGGGAGTTTCACCGCGCAGACCGAGGATTGATGGAAGGCAGACCGTGGCCGAGCAGTTGTACGCCACCCTGAGGACGAGCCAGGGCGACATCGAGATCCGGCTCCTGCCGGACCACGCCCCCAGGACCGTCCGGAACTTCGTCGACCTCGCCTCCGGTGCCCGTGAGTGGATCCACCCGGCGACGGGTGTCCGGTCCGCCGGGCGGCTCTACGACGGGACGGTCTTCCACCGGGTCCTGGACAACTTCATGATCCAGGGCGGTGATCCGCTCGGGAACGGCACCGGAGGTCCGGGATACGAGTTCCCGGACGAGTTCCATCCCGATCTCGCGTTCACCCGGCCCTATCTGCTGGCCATGGCCAACGCCGGCCCGGGGACGAACGGTTCGCAGTTCTTCGTCACCGTGTCGCCCACCGCGTGGCTGACGGGCAAGCACACGATCTTCGGTGAGGTCCCCGGTGCGGCCGGCCGCAAGGTCGTGGACACGATCGCGTCGCTCCCCGCCAACCCGAGGACGAACCGGCCGCTCCAGGACGTCGTGCTGGAGTCGGTCGTGGTCGAGCACCGCTGACCCGCCGGCCCGCCGGCCGCTGCCCCTCGACCCCGCTGCCCCTCGACCGCTGCCCCCGACCGCCGGCCTGCCGCCCGTGGGCTGCTGACCCGCCCATCCGTGGCCCTGTGGTGGACCCGCCGGTCGTCGTCCGTCCGCAGCGGGTTTTCCGTGCGGGGAACCATCGGGACCGACGGTCCGTACGGTTACATAACGGACCAGGACTGGCAGTGACAGGACTGGCAGCGACGGACCGAAAGGTCGGGACCGATGGACGAGCAGCCGCCGGCAAACCGAGACCCGTCCGCCGAGGGCGGGGCGACATGGTTCTGCTACCGCCATCCGGACCGCGGGACCGGAATCCGCTGCACCCGGTGCGAGCGGCCGATCTGCACCGAGTGCATGATCAGCGCCTCCGTGGGCTTCCACTGCCCGGAATGCGTTCGGAGCGGAGCGGGTACGGGCCACCACCCGGCCGCCGCGCGGCCCCGTACGATCACCGGCGGCGCGGTGGCCGCGGATCCGCGGCTGGTCACGAAGGTCCTGCTCGCGATCAATGTGGCGGTCTTCGCCGCCGTGTGGCTCACCGGCAGGTCGTGGCTGGTCCAGGACCTGCTGCTGGTGGGCCGGGCCTGGGACCCCCAGCCTTTCCCCGGCACTCTCGCGGGGGTCGCCGAGGGGCAGTGGTACCGCCTGCTCACCTCGATGTTCCTCCACGAGGAACTGCTGCACATCGCCTTCAACATGCTCGGGCTGTGGTGGCTGGGCGGGCCCCTGGAGGCCGCGCTCGGCCGTGTCCGCTTTCTCGCGCTGTATCTGCTGTCGGGGCTGGCGGGCAGTGCGGTCACCTACTGGCTGAGTGCGCAGAACCAGGGTTCCCTGGGAGCCTCCGGCGCTGTCTTCGGTCTGCTCGGCGCCACCGTCGTGCTCATGCGGCGGATGAACTACGACCTGCGGCCGGCCCTCGTCATCCTGGCGCTGAACGTGCTCTTCAGCCTGCGGTCGGGTGTCGCGTGGCAGGCCCATCTCGGCGGTCTGGTCGCCGGAACGCTCATCGCCGTCGCCCTGGTCCACGCGCCTCGCGCGCGGCGGAACCTGGTGCAGTTCGGGGCCTGTGGGCTGGTGTTGGCAGTATCGGTTGTGATCGTTCTTGCGCGCACCGCTGCACTCACCTGACAGATTCTGTCCACTCCTGGGACAGGGTTATCCACAGAGTGGGACGAGGAGGCTGCGGAGGGTGGGGTACTCGTGTTCGGACCGTCACTGAACAGGGTCTTTCTGTCCCGGAACGGCGCTACAGCCCCCCGCGATGAGGGAGGCTGTAGTCACACCGGCGTCAACTTCGGCGTAGGTTATCCACAGATCGTCTGACCTTTTCCCCCGGTTGTGGATAACTCTGTGGGTAACTTCAGGGCAGGGCTTGTGAAACGGGTCCGGCACCCGGCCGGGCAGCCCGGGCGGGCAGCTGGCGAGCAGCTGCCCGGATGCCCTCCGGCCACCGCCCGGCAGGCAGGAGCGCAGGCAGGAGCGGACATCCGGAAGGCCGGCCGGACACCGTGGTCGCACGGGTTCCGCCGGTATCTCGGGTGACGCGGTCCTACGGGGTCAGGCAGTTGTCGCGCATGCCGCGGGGAAGGGGCGGCAGGAGCGGGGGGACAGCCGGGTCAGTGGGCTACTTCCACTGCGTGGAGACGCCGAAGCCGCCGCCGATGAGTCCGAAGCCGACCACGATGTTCCAGTTGTGGAGCGCCTCGATGGGCAGCGAGCCGTCGGTCACGTAGAACAGGACGATCCAGGCCAGTCCGATGAGGAAGAGCCCCAGCATCACCGGCGCGATCCAGCCGCGGTTGCCCAGCTTGATGGTGGTCGCCTGGTTCGCCGCGACGGGCGTGAAACCGGCCTTCTTGCGGATACGTGACTTCGGCACGAGGAACGCTCCTGTCGATGCGCTGCGTGACCGCGCAGTGATCTTTGGCTGGCGCCCGAGGGCGCTGGGGGGAAGCTGCCTCCCCCGGGCGTCCGTTAGCGTAGTGCTTCCATGGCGCCTGATGAGATAAGGGTACGTTGAGCAATCTCGCGGACTCTCCCGAAGAGGCGGCCCGGCGTACCTCGAAACGGCCGGTCCGGCTGCTCACCGCTGCCGTTTTCGCACTCGCCGGTCTGATCTTCGTGGCCAGTGCCAACACGGCCAAGGGCACCAACATCCGCAGCGATTCCTCCCTGCTCAAGCTCTCCGACCTCATCGGCGAGCGGAGCGACAAGAACGGCCTGCTGACCGACTCGAACGCGGCCGTGCGCGCGCAGATCGATGCGCTCGTACAGCGTGACGACGGCAGTACGGAGGCGGAGGACACCCGGCGCGAGGCGCTGGAGAAAACGGCCGGGACCACGGCGATCACCGGGAAGTCGGTCAGCGTGACGCTCGACGACGCCCCGCCGGACGCCACCGCGAACCCCGGTTACCCGGAGCCCCAGCCCAACGACCTGGTGATCCACCAGCAGGATCTGCAGGCGGTCGTCAACGCGCTCTGGAACGGCGGTGCGCAGGGCATCCAGGTCATGGACCAGCGGCTCATCTCCACCAGCGCCGTCCGCTGCGTCGGCAACACCCTGATCCTCCAGGGCCGCGTCTACTCGCCCCCGTACAAGGTCACGGCCGTGGGCGACCCCGACAAGCTGCGGGCGGCGCTGGACGCTTCCACGGCGCTGCAGAACTACCAGCTGTACGTGAAGGCCTACGGGCTCGGCTGGAAGCTCGACGAAGACGACGGCACGACCCTGCCCGCGTACTCGGGCACGATCGATCTGCACTACGCGCAGCCCGTCGGATAGCGACGGCCCGGGCGGGGGGCCGCACGGCCCCGGTGGGACGGAGCGCGGCCTTCCGCCGCCGTCCGGCGGCTTTCCACAGCTGCCCCACGTGCGGGCCGGCGACCTTTAGTCTGGTCCCGAACCGAATGGAGGGGCAGCATGTACGGCTGGATCTGGCGGCATCTGCCGGGCAACGCGTTCGTGCGGGGGATCATCTCGCTCGTGCTCGTCCTGGGAGTCGTCTACGCACTGTTCCAGTACGTCTTCCCCTGGGCGGAGCCGCTGCTCCCGTTCGGCGACGTGACGGTGGACGGCCAGAGCGCCGGAGCGGAGGCAGGGCAGTGAGCGCACGCATTCTGGTCGTGGACAACTACGACAGCTTCGTCTTCAACCTCGTGCAGTACCTCTACCAGCTCGGCGCGGAGTGCGAGGTGGTCCGGAACGACGAGGTCACCACCGCCCACGCGCAGGACGGTTTCGACGGGGTCCTTCTCTCGCCCGGCCCCGGCGCTCCCGAACAGGCCGGTGTCTGCATCGACATGGTGCGCCACTGCGCGGCGACGGGCGTTCCGGTCTTCGGCGTCTGCCTGGGCATGCAGGCGATGACCGTGGCGTACGGCGGGGTCGTGAACCGGGCGCCGGAGCTGCTGCACGGCAAGACCTCGCCGGTGTCCCACGACGGGCAGGGCGTCTTCGCGGGCCTGTCGTCGCCCTTCACCGCGACCCGCTACCACTCGCTGGCCGCCGAACCCTCCGCGTTCCCCGCGGAGCTGGAGGTCACCGCACGGACGGCCGACGGCATCGTCATGGGGCTGCGCCACCGCGAACTCCCCGTCGAGGGAGTGCAGTTCCACCCCGAGTCGGTGCTCACCGAGCACGGCCACCTGATGCTGGCCAACTGGCTCGTGCGGTGCGGCGACGCGGGCGCGGTCGACAGATCGGCGGGGCTCACGCCGGTGGTGGGCAAGGCCGTCGC includes the following:
- a CDS encoding DUF5324 family protein, which gives rise to MTRIDSVRAATDSAKESAQHAAEVVAPYADTAKIQAAHYANEARVRLAPKVSAAAQQARVQYVAHVAPRIDQALAHVPPKVDDAARVAVVRTHKAAKNAAGYTVPRFEYAVAAATPVAAEAQVRSAAALAALRGQVTAKDINRLAKKNACRAKSGRLFKGILVLSLVTAGACAAWRWWDRQANPDWLVEPSEPTAAGDAQSPLTSVDGTDLDTGIRTTQADAEAGDPNGKNRGDQP
- a CDS encoding peptidylprolyl isomerase; amino-acid sequence: MAEQLYATLRTSQGDIEIRLLPDHAPRTVRNFVDLASGAREWIHPATGVRSAGRLYDGTVFHRVLDNFMIQGGDPLGNGTGGPGYEFPDEFHPDLAFTRPYLLAMANAGPGTNGSQFFVTVSPTAWLTGKHTIFGEVPGAAGRKVVDTIASLPANPRTNRPLQDVVLESVVVEHR
- a CDS encoding rhomboid family intramembrane serine protease, with translation MDEQPPANRDPSAEGGATWFCYRHPDRGTGIRCTRCERPICTECMISASVGFHCPECVRSGAGTGHHPAAARPRTITGGAVAADPRLVTKVLLAINVAVFAAVWLTGRSWLVQDLLLVGRAWDPQPFPGTLAGVAEGQWYRLLTSMFLHEELLHIAFNMLGLWWLGGPLEAALGRVRFLALYLLSGLAGSAVTYWLSAQNQGSLGASGAVFGLLGATVVLMRRMNYDLRPALVILALNVLFSLRSGVAWQAHLGGLVAGTLIAVALVHAPRARRNLVQFGACGLVLAVSVVIVLARTAALT
- the crgA gene encoding cell division protein CrgA gives rise to the protein MPKSRIRKKAGFTPVAANQATTIKLGNRGWIAPVMLGLFLIGLAWIVLFYVTDGSLPIEALHNWNIVVGFGLIGGGFGVSTQWK
- a CDS encoding DUF881 domain-containing protein, translating into MSNLADSPEEAARRTSKRPVRLLTAAVFALAGLIFVASANTAKGTNIRSDSSLLKLSDLIGERSDKNGLLTDSNAAVRAQIDALVQRDDGSTEAEDTRREALEKTAGTTAITGKSVSVTLDDAPPDATANPGYPEPQPNDLVIHQQDLQAVVNALWNGGAQGIQVMDQRLISTSAVRCVGNTLILQGRVYSPPYKVTAVGDPDKLRAALDASTALQNYQLYVKAYGLGWKLDEDDGTTLPAYSGTIDLHYAQPVG
- a CDS encoding aminodeoxychorismate/anthranilate synthase component II → MSARILVVDNYDSFVFNLVQYLYQLGAECEVVRNDEVTTAHAQDGFDGVLLSPGPGAPEQAGVCIDMVRHCAATGVPVFGVCLGMQAMTVAYGGVVNRAPELLHGKTSPVSHDGQGVFAGLSSPFTATRYHSLAAEPSAFPAELEVTARTADGIVMGLRHRELPVEGVQFHPESVLTEHGHLMLANWLVRCGDAGAVDRSAGLTPVVGKAVA